From Ignavibacteria bacterium, one genomic window encodes:
- a CDS encoding DUF4954 family protein — protein MNLRNLSGYEINLLNSQGCSAEDWGCIQVPGDFETERVRNVHFSGDNILGGFRKIVTLSGGVEMPSGLYDSHIHNCSLGDDVFVSGVRLLANYDVEEGVIIQNVLTLTCEGMTSFGNGTKLEILNEAGGRTLKIFDRLSSQLAYFLTLYRHKMGFIRELENIIDTYVKDKTSETGRIRKESRIINCGELKNIYVGENAEIRGALRLHNGSILSSKENPTVIGAGVEANDFIIQTGSSVENSSILDKCFVGQGVKIGRQYSAENSAFFANSEAFHGEGCSVFAGPYTVTHHKSTLLIAGFFSFFNAGSGTNQSNHMYRLGPVHQGIMERGCKTGSFSYLKWPCRIGAYTAVIGKHFTNFDSSDFPFSYISEEEGKSTLTPAINLFTSGSKRDSLKWPNRDRRKGADRLDLINFDLFSPYTAGRMLEAMGILQDLYQKTSKDVRAVSYKGIDISRLMMRTSARYYEMGIKIFLGKCLVSQIEMTGSQVLESLRTAEEEGAAMEVWTDIAGLLAPVSQVNDFIDSVELGEVNRIEQIEENLKSIWQGYTENEWRWCVRLIKKRCAMARRDLTPAYLSGIIADWKNEAIKLNNMILKDALREFDADSKIGYGIDGSKDEDFDAVRGNYEADSFINQLKEENASIEDRAMKALSVLESHSESVEA, from the coding sequence ATGAATTTGAGAAATCTGTCAGGATATGAAATCAACCTGCTCAACAGCCAGGGATGCTCAGCCGAAGACTGGGGATGCATCCAGGTGCCGGGGGATTTTGAAACCGAAAGAGTACGCAATGTTCACTTCTCGGGGGATAATATCCTGGGTGGCTTCAGAAAAATAGTTACACTCTCAGGCGGCGTCGAAATGCCTTCGGGCTTATATGACTCGCATATACATAACTGCTCACTTGGCGACGACGTTTTTGTAAGCGGCGTAAGGCTCCTGGCAAATTATGACGTTGAAGAGGGTGTTATAATTCAAAATGTCCTTACACTCACATGTGAGGGCATGACTTCATTCGGAAACGGAACAAAGCTCGAAATATTAAATGAGGCAGGCGGACGCACACTTAAAATATTCGACCGCCTGTCATCACAGCTGGCTTACTTCCTCACACTCTACCGTCATAAGATGGGCTTTATCCGCGAGCTCGAAAACATAATTGACACCTACGTCAAAGACAAAACTTCTGAAACAGGAAGAATAAGAAAGGAAAGCCGCATAATTAACTGCGGCGAACTGAAAAATATCTACGTCGGAGAAAATGCCGAGATCCGCGGCGCCCTAAGGCTCCACAACGGAAGCATCTTAAGCTCAAAGGAAAACCCCACTGTAATCGGCGCCGGCGTAGAGGCAAATGATTTTATTATCCAGACGGGCTCCAGCGTGGAGAATAGCTCCATACTCGACAAATGTTTCGTAGGGCAGGGAGTTAAAATAGGCCGCCAATACTCGGCCGAGAATTCGGCCTTCTTCGCCAACAGCGAGGCTTTCCACGGCGAGGGATGCAGTGTCTTTGCCGGGCCCTATACGGTTACTCACCATAAGTCAACTCTTCTTATTGCGGGCTTCTTCTCTTTCTTTAACGCCGGAAGCGGCACTAACCAGAGCAACCATATGTACAGGCTTGGTCCCGTGCACCAGGGCATAATGGAACGCGGCTGCAAAACCGGATCTTTCAGCTACCTCAAGTGGCCCTGCAGAATAGGTGCCTATACGGCGGTAATTGGAAAACACTTCACCAACTTCGACTCCTCCGACTTCCCGTTTTCTTATATCTCGGAGGAAGAGGGCAAAAGCACCCTTACCCCTGCAATAAACCTCTTTACATCGGGATCTAAAAGAGACAGCTTGAAGTGGCCCAACCGCGACAGGCGGAAAGGAGCGGACAGACTGGACCTCATAAACTTTGACCTCTTCAGCCCCTATACCGCGGGCAGAATGCTTGAGGCAATGGGTATACTGCAGGACCTCTATCAAAAGACTTCAAAAGACGTAAGGGCTGTCTCATATAAGGGAATAGATATTAGCCGGCTTATGATGAGAACTTCGGCCAGATACTATGAAATGGGAATTAAAATATTTTTGGGCAAGTGCCTCGTAAGCCAAATTGAAATGACCGGCTCTCAAGTGCTGGAGAGTTTAAGGACTGCTGAAGAAGAGGGTGCGGCAATGGAAGTGTGGACTGACATTGCAGGACTCCTTGCTCCTGTCTCACAGGTCAATGATTTTATCGACTCTGTAGAATTGGGCGAAGTAAACCGCATTGAGCAGATTGAAGAAAACCTTAAATCCATATGGCAGGGCTACACTGAAAATGAATGGCGCTGGTGCGTGAGGCTGATTAAGAAGAGATGTGCCATGGCGCGCAGGGATTTAACACCCGCATACCTCTCGGGAATTATTGCCGACTGGAAGAATGAAGCAATAAAACTGAACAACATGATCTTAAAAGACGCCCTGAGGGAATTTGATGCCGATTCAAAAATTGGCTACGGCATTGACGGCAGTAAAGATGAAGACTTTGACGCCGTGCGCGGAAATTATGAAGCCGACAGCTTTATAAATCAGCTGAAGGAAGAAAATGCGTCTATAGAGGATAGGGCCATGAAAGCGCTTTCAGTTCTGGAAAGCCATAGCGAAAGTGTTGAGGCATAA
- a CDS encoding CoA-binding protein, whose product ESGKHYLTEEETLNILEAYRMPVLPGAVTSTCTEALHVAEDIGYPVVMKIVSDYVVHKSDMGGVVLNISNSGEAEEAYKKIIRGAESSLPKGVIKGVLVEKMVKDGEEVILGLKRDALFGPVIMFGLGGIYVEVFKDVSFRIAPVWRDSVSEMIREIKSYPVLAGVRGKAPRDIESVEVCIERLSQLALDCPQIKELDINPLIVEEKGKGCFIADARIII is encoded by the coding sequence TAGAATCCGGGAAGCACTACTTAACCGAAGAGGAAACGCTGAATATACTTGAAGCATACAGGATGCCTGTGCTTCCGGGCGCCGTTACCTCCACATGCACTGAGGCGCTTCACGTGGCAGAAGATATTGGATACCCCGTGGTAATGAAAATTGTATCCGACTACGTCGTGCATAAGTCCGATATGGGAGGCGTAGTACTTAATATTTCAAACAGCGGGGAGGCTGAAGAAGCATATAAAAAAATTATAAGAGGCGCCGAAAGCTCCCTCCCAAAAGGCGTAATTAAAGGCGTGCTGGTGGAGAAGATGGTAAAGGATGGCGAAGAGGTAATACTTGGACTTAAACGCGACGCACTCTTTGGACCCGTAATAATGTTCGGCCTGGGAGGCATTTATGTGGAGGTATTTAAGGATGTGAGCTTCAGAATTGCACCTGTATGGAGGGATTCTGTTTCTGAAATGATAAGGGAAATTAAATCTTATCCCGTGCTTGCAGGCGTGCGCGGAAAAGCGCCCAGGGACATTGAAAGCGTTGAGGTCTGCATAGAACGCCTCTCGCAGCTGGCGCTCGACTGCCCGCAGATCAAAGAGCTTGATATTAATCCCCTCATCGTTGAGGAAAAAGGCAAAGGCTGCTTTATCGCAGATGCCAGAATAATTATTTAA